The DNA sequence GGTCGCTTTCTTCTATAGTAGCGTTCTCTTCGATAGCCTTGTAGCCCGCTTCGGCCACAACTTTTTCGATATCCCCTGGATGAAGCACGGTCGGATCGTAGGAGATGACCATTTTTTCGGTAGTCAGGTTCACGGATGCATCAGACACGCCGGCAACTGCCCGGGTCACTTTTTCCACGGTTTGGGAGCACGAGGCGCAACTCATGCCTTCGATCAGAAATGTCTTTTCTTTCTTGTTTGCCACCAAAACGTAGCCAGCCGCATCGACTGCATTCTTCAGAATTTCTTCGGAAAAATGGCTTTCATCGACAGCAACCGTCAGTTTCTCGGTCGCCAAGTTGACTGTGGCTTCCTTGACGCCTGCGACTTTAGCTGCCGCTTTTTCCACGGCTTGTGAGCACGATGCACAACTCATGCCTTCTATTTCATAACTTTTATTTTCCATCGGGCGATTCCTCCTTGTGTATGCAACCGGTTTGTTTACAGTTGCATTGTCCTGGCGTGCACATGCACTTCACTTCATCGACTGCCGTGCGTTTTTTGGCGGCAATCACTTTTTCCAACAATGCAACATCAGCGTGGCTAAGCGTCGCTCTTTCAATCAGTTCCGCTATCGTGCTGCCGACTTTTTTCGTACAGACGTGCGCCAAAAGGTCTTCGGTAGCGCCGCCGACGCTTTCCTGTTCGGATACGTTTGCGCTGTAGATGAATTTATTGCCGATCGGTTCTGTTGCCAATAAGCCTTTGTCGACGAGTCTTCCGATCAACGTTTTGACGGTGGCTTGTTTCCAATCCATTTTTTCCTGCAGAACCGAAATGATTTCCCGGCTGGTCGCCTCACCGTTTGTCCAGACAACGCGCATCACTTCCCATTCAGCATCGGTTATCTTTTTCTGTGTCGAATCGGTCATTTTTTTCATCCTTTCGTTGTTGTTCCTTGCTTCTGAAGTAAGTTTACATCTGTAGACGTTTTATGTCAAATGATTTTAACCCAAAACAAAAAACAGCAAGTTACCGCCGATCGGTTGGCCTGCTGTTTTGCTCTCAATTAATTTGTTTGTACTAATAGTAGGTCATCAGTACCGTTGCTCTCTTTTGCGCTTGCGCACGCGCCGGCGGTATAAGGTCGGCGCCATGCCTTCCTTTTCCTTGAATTTGCGGGAAAATTCCGCCGCGGAGGGCATCCCGACCAGTTCGGCTATTTGCTTTATGAAGCGTCCCGAGTGAATCAGCAAGTAGCGTGCTTGATCCATCCGGACACGATCCAAGTAGTCCATCAACGAAACCCCGTAGATGCGGATGAAGATCTGCTGCAGTTCCGACGAGGGGCCATGACAGGCTTCGGCAATGCTATTCACGCTCAATGGGTGTTGATAATGGTTATGGATAAAGCGTTCGGCTTGGCCGGCCCATTCCAGATCCGTAACTGTCTTCCCGTTCGGACTGCATCTGCGGCAAGGGCTGTAGCCGCTCGCCTCGGCAGCCTCAGCTGAAGTAAAGACGCAGACATAGTTGAATTTCGGAAGCCGGGAAGGACAGGACGGCTTGCAGTACAATTGCGTATTCCTGTCCGCATAAAAGAATTGTCCATCAAAACGCTGATCCCGTTCATTGATTGCTTGCCATTGCTCCACATTCACTGCTTGTTCTGCCCTATCCGCCGCCATCGTCTGGTTCCGTCCTCTTCAACTGTCATTTATGTCTGTTTCCTAATTATATTACATAAACCCATCATATGCTTCAGTCCCTCGCGAAAAATTTATACCTTCTCGCAAAAAAAACAGCAGCCGCACCGAATGGCACTGCTGCTGTTTGATGACGACCTGAACGATCTGTCACTTATACGATATTGCTTCCGGCATAAGTCAATCCGGCCTCTTCGCTGCGGACTTCCAAGAGCGCTTTTTCGATGATGGCCATGACCTGCTCTTCATCACCGCTGTTATTGACGATGTCGAACGTATCGATGTTGATCTTGATTTTTGGACTTTGATCGTACTCCTGATACCATTGCTCATAATTTTTGAATAGCAATTCATAGTAGGCCAACAACTCGGAATCATCCTCGATCTGCTCAAATTCACGGCCGCGCTTGCGGATATGATCCAAAATCGTCTCGAATGAACCATCCAGATAGATCAGCAAATCCGGCGCTTTTTTGGGCATGCCTTCCAGTTCTTCCATCATGTTCGCCAACAGATCATTGTAGATATCCATCTCTTCTTGGGAGATGTTGCCTTGCAGGTGGTTGACCCGCGTGAACAGCGCGTCTTCATATATGGAACGGTCCAAGACATTATTGTCATCAGTCAATGCAGCCTTGATGCTGCGGAAACGCGTATTCAAGAAATATATTTGAAGGCTGAAAGCCCATTTTTGTGGATTATCATAAAATTTATCCAAGATCGGGTTGTAATCGACGCTTTCGAAAAAGGCCTCCGTCCCCAATCTTCTTGAAATCATTTCAGTATAAGTAGACTTTCCAGCACCTATCATTCCAGCCATTACCAGCACGCTCAATCATATCCCTTCCTTTGGTGTTATCTGATTATTTCCGTATTTTATATTACTTCCGATCCACTAGTTCGCGGAACAACATTTAGTATCATACCATGCCTTCAAATCGAGATATAGTGTTTTTTTGATTAGAAAATCCACTTCCAGCCCAAAAATGACCCGTGTTTCTTGCTCCCGAAAACACTGGTCAAACGAGCCGAAATAAACTATGCTAGAAAAAAAGGAGGATGCCCATGAGTTTGAACCATCGCACCATCAAAATCGCTTTTGCGACAGTCATCGCCATTCTGATTGCGCAATTTTTCCAGTTGAATTATTCCGTTGCAGCCGGGGTCATCGCGATCCTCAGTGTGCTGGACACCAAAAAATCTTCCGTCCTGACGGCACTGCAGCGGATTGCCTCCACAGTGCTGGCATTGACGATCGCGACGATCCTGTTCCGCCTCTTCGGCTTCCACATCGTCGTGTTCGGCGTCTACCTGCTGTTTTACGTACCGTTGGCCTACCGCTTCAATCTGCAATCCGGCATAGCGCCGTGTTCGGTGCTAGTGACGCATCTGTTGCTGGAAAAGCAGACAAGCTTTCCTTGGCTTCTGAACGAACTAGCCCTGATGATGATCGGCGCCGGCGTGGCTATTTTGTTCAATCTGTACATGCCCTCCAAAGCGAGCCAGATCATTTTGCTTCGGGAACAAGTGGAGACGCAGATGAAGGAAGTGTTGCATAGTTTCAGCGTCGCCCTTCGCGAGGGGGATGACCGCAACCAAAGCAAGTTATTGGACGAATTGGATGATCAATTGGAAAAATACAGGCAGGTCGTCTATGCCGAATTCGACAATCAGTTGCTGGACCAATCGACCTATAATATCCGCTACTTCGATATGCGCAGCGAGCAGGTCACCATCCTGAAATATATGGCTACCAACCTTGGATTATGCGCGCTGCCGACAAGCGAAAACAAGATTTTGGCTGGCCTGTTCTTCCTGACTGCCGCCCAGCTGCATGAGCAGAACACCGGGATTTATCTGATGGAGGACATCGATTCATTGCTGCAATCATTCCGCGAAAGCGAGTTGCCGGCCACCCGTGCGGAGTTCGAAAATCGTGCCATCCTGTTCCAGTTGCTGAACGACTTCAGACGCTTCATCCAGACGAAAAAAATATTCTACGAAGAGTACGCAGCGGAAATAATTACTAAAAAATGAATTTTCCATGAGAAAACATTTGACACTTACTAATCGTGTTGTTATTATGTATATAAATTCAAACAACCTCACGGTGAAAAGAAGAGTACGGATAACGGAAATGCACAGAGAACCTCGGCAGCTGAGAAGAGGACAGGAAAGTCATCCAGAAAATGGTCTTAGAGTGATTGGTTTGCGAACGCCTTATGGCCTCAGCAAACCACGTCCGCATACGTTACAATGCCGCAGTATAACAAGACAGAACGGTCGTCTTGCGTACTGACTGAGGGGGCATGCGCGAGCATACCCTGAACCAAGGTGGTATCACGATGAGCAATCATACGTCCTTGCACAGCAATGTGCAGGGGCGTATTTTTTTTACTGTACGATATCGTTTGACAAAAAATAAAAATTGAAAGAAGGAAAATAACATGACAACAGCACAAAAAACAACAACTTTACCATTCAGAGCCGACCACGTAGGGAGCTTTTTACGCACGGAACCATTGAAGGAAGCACGTTTGAAATTTGCAGCCGGCGAAATCGACGCAGCCGCTTTGGACCAAGTGGAAACAGAAGAAATCACGAAATTGGTCAAAGATCAAAAGGAAAATGGTTTGAAAGGTTTCACTGATGGCGAATTCCGTCGCTCTTGGTGGCATATCGATTTCATCGAAAACCTGAACGGGTTTGAAGGCTATGTGCCGGAACACGGCTATGATTTCGGGGATGTTGAAGTCCGCAAGTATGCTTTCCGCAACGTCGGCAAAATCTCCTTCAATCCGAACCACCCTTTTCTGGCTGCATTCAAATCATTGAACGAAATCGTCGGTGATCAAGGCGTGACGAAATTCACGATCCCTAGCCCGAACGAAGTTTTCTATCCAGGCTACCGCAACGAAGAAATCTATCCTTCAGTTGAAGCGTACCAAGCCGACGTGCAACAAGCCTACATCGACGCTGTCCAAGCTTTCTACGACCTGGGCTGCCGTTACCTGCAATTGGACGATGTGCACTGGGGCTTCCTTTGCAACTTCGCGAATGATTCGGAAGAGTACAAAGCTTCCAAACGCGTTGCTGCTGAGAATGTTCAAGCCATCATCGAAGCAAAACCGGCTGATCTTGTCTTGACGACGCATGTCTGTCGCGGTAACTACAAATCCCATCACTCTTTGGAAGGCGCTTATGATCCGATTGCAGAAGAACTGTTCGGACAAACAAGTTTTGACGGTTACTTCCTGGAGTATGATACCGATCGTTCCGGCGGTTTCGAACCACTTGCCTTCTTCAAAGGCAAAGGCCGCATCGTATTAGGCCTGGTTACTTCGAAGACAGCTGAGCTGGAAGACAAAGAAGAAATCAAAGCCCGCATCAAAGAGGCCAGCAAATATGTTCCTTTGGATCAATTAGCGTTGAGCCCGCAATGCGGATTCGCCTCCACCGAAGAAGGCAACTTGCTGACGGAAGAAGAACAATGGGCTAAAGTACACCACGTTGTGGAAATCGCCAAAGAAGTTTGGCCCGAAGACTAATCGTTATATTCGAAAACGCACAATCTGCTGATTGTGCGTTTTTTTGGTGTGGTTTGGGTACCCTTGCTTATCCCTGCCCTGTTGTGTTTTCCAACATGCTGTAGTCGATTGGATTATTCTGCAGCATCTCATTGGCGATGGCGATGACATCCGGACCGGCACCCACTTTGAATACCAACTGCGGTTCAATCGCGAAGTTCACTTGTATATCCGCCTGTTTCGTCAATTGGCGATCCATCTGCCGGATCAGGATATCCAAACTTTGGATCGCGACATTGAACGGGGATTCCAGTTGCCGGTCGACCGCGTCATAGATCATCGACACGGACATCAGCACACTGAAGAGCGAACGGTCAAAAAGAGGGATGGGCAAATTCATCATCACCCCGCCATCAACCAACTGTCTCCCGTCGATTTCCGCAGTAGAAAAGACCATCGGAAACGCACAGGACGCAGCTACGGCCACTCCCAATTCGATATCCTGCGGGTAGATGAGCCAATCTCCAGTCGGGCTCGTGAAAAACTCGGGTTTGTTGGTGAAAACAATCAATTCGCTTGTATGGATATCAACAGTTGTGATCGCGATAGGCAACCGGCAGTCGGAAAGCATTCGGCAGCCGATTTTTTCAAATAATTGACAGGCCATCTGTTGTAGATTCTGCAATTCAACGAAGCCATTATTGTGTTCCCGTACATGCTGAAAGAGCAGATAGGCGGGCCGGCTGAAAACGCCGCGATCCGCAAATTCCCGTTCCTCTTCCAATAAGGTTTCCTCGATCTCGGATGCCGTAAGCCCGCTGGCCACCAAAGCCGCTATGACCGCCCCCATCGAAGTGCCTGCGACGGCATCGATTTTGACGTGATGCTTTTCCAGATCATGAAGGACGGCAAGCTGTGCAAAGGACTTCAGGCCGCCTCCAGCCAGACTGAGTCCAAACAGTCCCTTGCCTTTTTCTGCTTGTTCAGGCGTTTCCATATGCATTCCCTTCCTTCGCGTTCTTTCACTGTCATTATCCTCTATTTCAGCGGAATCCACAAAAAGAAACAATGTTGAAGGCTCGCCAACTCCGGCACAACGCAAAAAAGCGGCATTCAGCCGCTTTTCCGCATAAAACTATTCGAAGCCTAAGATAAAGATCCCTACCATGATCATCGCAATGACTGCGTATTGTTTTGCAGTCAGTTTTTCCTTCAAGAAGATCCACGAAAGGATGACGGACACCATACTATAGGAAGAAATCAGCGGCGCAACGATAACTGCATTTGCGCTGATCGCAAAAACATAGAAGAACTGCCCCAATGTTTCAAAGATGGCTGCCAAGCCGCGGTCTTTTTGATCGCGCAAAGCAAAGGTTTCCTTCTTGATCAAGACTAGATAAATCCAAGCCACAACCGCTACAATCAGCCAAGTCATTTCATAAGAAATGTTCGCCTGCATTTCGTCCATCCCTCTGTCGAAGACCCACGCATCCGCGAAAGTCCCTAGGGAATCGATCAATGCATATCCTAGAGGGAACAACAAAGCGATCGCGCCGTATTTGTATTTACGATCCACCATTTCCTTGTTCTCTTTCTTTTCTGCCTCAGCAAAACGTTGCTCGAATACCGACAGCAAGATGACGCCGAATGTGATCAAGCCTACCGCAAAAAACTGGAGGCCCGTCATGGATTGGCCCAAGAAAATAAAAGTCAGCAAGCCCGATATCGCGCCGGACGAGTTCTGTACAGGTGAAGAGATCGATAATTCCAGAAACCGCAGACCGGCGTAGCCGACCGCCATCGATAAGATGTACAACGCCGAAACCGGCAGGTACGTGATCATGTTGCTCGGATCGTAGACCACTCCCGAAGTCAGCATGACGTAGACCGCATGGATCCCCATGACCGCACCGACCATGATGACGATCTTCAGATAACTGTATTTATCTTTCGGATCGCTCCCCTTTTTATAAAACAAATCCGCGGTGCCCCAGGCCAAAACGGAAACTATCGCAAATAAAAACCACATACTCCATCCATCCCTTATAAAATAATTTCTAAAACTTACTTACTAATTATACTGGAAGGATGGAGAATGCAATAAAAATAACGCAATGTTAACAATATATTAACAGACTTATCATAAGCGGCAGTCAACATTGTCGCTTACGATAGATAATTAATGCGTGTTTCTGTACCCTGCAAAACGGAATCGGCACCGGATATTCATCCCCTACGATGCCGCTTCAAGGGTCAGTCGCGCACTCTTTTGCCCATGTAGACGAGGTCGCGTTCGATGCCGTCAAGCTCGGCTACTCTCGGTAAATATCCCCATTGTTCGAAGCCAAATTTTTTCATCAGCCCGATGCTTGGTGCATTGTGGCCGAAGATGAGGCAGACCAGATTGGTGATGTCCAACTCGTCGCAGGCAGCCAACACTGTTTCCATGATCTGCGTGCCCATTTTTTTACCGCGGTAGTCTTCATGGATATAGATGCTCAATTCTGCTGTCTTGTCGTAAGCGGCGCGCTCGTGGAAAGCCTGAAAGCTCACCCAAGCGCAGATTTTCCCATCCTCTTCAAAAACCCAGATCGGTCTGTAGCTCGGCGAATGGTCCAGGAACCAGCCCATTTTTTGTTTGACGGTCACCGGTTCCAAATCGGCCGTCACCATCCGGCTAGGAATCGTCTGGTTGTAGATGGCGACGATATCTTCTACATCGTCCAAAGTTGCGTTTCTATGTGTAAGGGTCATTTGTTTATTCCTCCAAAAATCAAAAATTCACAGCCCGACTTCTCGAAGGACTATACGCTATTTTACCAGTTTGTCGCAGTGATGTGCTATCTATTTTCAGAGGGGTGGAAAAATAGTGTTTGCCTGCCCCCAATTTCTGCAGGATTGCCACAGTTTTTCGTAATCTTCCCAATGAAAATCGGTTATACTGGATACAAGAATGGGGTGGATTAAATTATGAATGAAGAAATATATATCGCAGAAGATGAAGATGGCATCCGTTTGACGGTGAAGACATTTTTGGAGAGCGAGGGCTATGTGGTCTCCGACTTTCCGAACGGCGATCTGCTCTACGATGCTTTCCTGAACAAACAACCGGACCTGGTCATCCTGGATGTGATGATGCCGGGATCGAGCGGCTTCGAGATCACAAAAAAAATCCGCGACGTCAGTTCGGTTCCGATCATCATTCTGACTGCAAAAGACAGCGATATGGATTATGCGACGGGCATCAACCTTGGCAGTGATGATTACTTCACGAAGCCTTTCAGTGCCATCGCCTTGAATATGCGCGTGAAAGCGATGCTGCGCCGCATCAAGATGGATCAGGAACGCATGCCTTCCCGTCAGGAAGAAGCGACGCTGCGGATCGGCGATATCGAAATCGATCTGGCCGCCATGTCCGTCAAACAAAATGGTGTCTCCCTCAACCTGACACCGAATGAATACAATGTGTTCGTTTATCTTATAGAAAACAAAAACCGTGCCGTTTCAAGGGACGAACTTTTGGACTCGATCTGGGGCTACGGCAAGGACATCGAGACGCGGGCCTGCGATGATACAGTCAGAAGGCTGCGCAAAAAACTGGCCGGTTCCACAGTCGAGATCGAGACCGTTTGGGGATTCGGCTTCACCGTGAAGGAGTCGTCTGCAGGATGAAGATGAAGACATCAAAAAAAAGTTTGAAGATCCGGCTTCTGACGACCATCACTTTATTATTGGCGGCCGTCTTTGCCTTCATTTATCTGGTGTTCAATTTTTTCTTTACCCAGTACATCGAAACGACAGCTGACTCATTGCTTGCCGAAGCGAGACAAAATTACATCGAGCGTCCCTTCGATGAGGACAAAAAGTTGGAACCGGAACCCGCTTCATCAGATGGGAGCATTGTGGATGAACCCCGGGAAAAAAATCCTGAACCGCATACGGCCTTCTCATCCAGCGTCCAAAAAACGATCATTTCCGAAGATTTCGAAATACTGTTCCCACAGATCCAGGACACCGGATTCAGTGAAGATGATTCGTTGACGAATTTCGTTTCCGGATTGGAAAGTTCCGACATCACGCTGGCATTGACAGCCGATGGGAATTTGGAATTGGAGGATAATCTCTACTACTATTCCATCGCTCCCAACGCCGAGGAGGACGGGACCTATGCGGTATTCTTCCTGAACATGTCCGATCTGTTCGTCTTCGAGCAGAACCTGAATCAGATCCTTTTGATCATCATGCTGATTGGGCTGGTGACCATCGCAACCATCACCTACCTGCTCGTTTCAAGGATCACGAAACCTTTGCAGACGCTGGCCTTGTTCGCGAAAGAGATCGGTGAAGGAAACTATCAGACGATCGATGAGGAATTCATCGATCTGGAGCTCCATGAGCTGAAGACGACCATGAACGAGACCACCAAAAAACTCAAGCTGTACGACGCCGATCAGCGCACGTTCTTCCAGAACGCTTCGCATGAATTGCGGACACCGTTGCAGATCATCAAGACAAACGCGGAAGGCATCGAAATCGGCATCATCGATGACAAAAAAGGCGCCATCGCGATCAAAAACGAGACCGACAAACTCGGCACTCTTGTTGAGGATATCCTCTATCTGTCGCGACTGGAGACCCGTTCATCGGATCGGTTGACCGCCACCAACGATATCCGTGAAACATTGGGCTATACCGCTGAACGCTACGCCAGCGTCAGCAATCAAAAAAATCTGCAAGTGCTGTTCGACTTCCAGAAGGATCCTGTCCTGTTCCATTACGATGAGCGAGACTTTGAACGGGCCTTCCAGAATCTCATCTCCAACGCCCTGCGTTACGCAAAAGGCATCATCCGTTTGGGCTGCAAGGAGATAGATAACCGGATCATGATCACCATCTACAATGATGGCGAACCGATTTCCAAGACAGACCTGCCGCATATTTTCGATCGCTTC is a window from the Trichococcus shcherbakoviae genome containing:
- a CDS encoding CopY/TcrY family copper transport repressor; its protein translation is MTDSTQKKITDAEWEVMRVVWTNGEATSREIISVLQEKMDWKQATVKTLIGRLVDKGLLATEPIGNKFIYSANVSEQESVGGATEDLLAHVCTKKVGSTIAELIERATLSHADVALLEKVIAAKKRTAVDEVKCMCTPGQCNCKQTGCIHKEESPDGK
- a CDS encoding Ada metal-binding domain-containing protein; the encoded protein is MAADRAEQAVNVEQWQAINERDQRFDGQFFYADRNTQLYCKPSCPSRLPKFNYVCVFTSAEAAEASGYSPCRRCSPNGKTVTDLEWAGQAERFIHNHYQHPLSVNSIAEACHGPSSELQQIFIRIYGVSLMDYLDRVRMDQARYLLIHSGRFIKQIAELVGMPSAAEFSRKFKEKEGMAPTLYRRRVRKRKREQRY
- a CDS encoding deoxynucleoside kinase, which gives rise to MLVMAGMIGAGKSTYTEMISRRLGTEAFFESVDYNPILDKFYDNPQKWAFSLQIYFLNTRFRSIKAALTDDNNVLDRSIYEDALFTRVNHLQGNISQEEMDIYNDLLANMMEELEGMPKKAPDLLIYLDGSFETILDHIRKRGREFEQIEDDSELLAYYELLFKNYEQWYQEYDQSPKIKINIDTFDIVNNSGDEEQVMAIIEKALLEVRSEEAGLTYAGSNIV
- a CDS encoding aromatic acid exporter family protein produces the protein MSLNHRTIKIAFATVIAILIAQFFQLNYSVAAGVIAILSVLDTKKSSVLTALQRIASTVLALTIATILFRLFGFHIVVFGVYLLFYVPLAYRFNLQSGIAPCSVLVTHLLLEKQTSFPWLLNELALMMIGAGVAILFNLYMPSKASQIILLREQVETQMKEVLHSFSVALREGDDRNQSKLLDELDDQLEKYRQVVYAEFDNQLLDQSTYNIRYFDMRSEQVTILKYMATNLGLCALPTSENKILAGLFFLTAAQLHEQNTGIYLMEDIDSLLQSFRESELPATRAEFENRAILFQLLNDFRRFIQTKKIFYEEYAAEIITKK
- a CDS encoding 5-methyltetrahydropteroyltriglutamate--homocysteine S-methyltransferase, which codes for MTTAQKTTTLPFRADHVGSFLRTEPLKEARLKFAAGEIDAAALDQVETEEITKLVKDQKENGLKGFTDGEFRRSWWHIDFIENLNGFEGYVPEHGYDFGDVEVRKYAFRNVGKISFNPNHPFLAAFKSLNEIVGDQGVTKFTIPSPNEVFYPGYRNEEIYPSVEAYQADVQQAYIDAVQAFYDLGCRYLQLDDVHWGFLCNFANDSEEYKASKRVAAENVQAIIEAKPADLVLTTHVCRGNYKSHHSLEGAYDPIAEELFGQTSFDGYFLEYDTDRSGGFEPLAFFKGKGRIVLGLVTSKTAELEDKEEIKARIKEASKYVPLDQLALSPQCGFASTEEGNLLTEEEQWAKVHHVVEIAKEVWPED
- a CDS encoding patatin-like phospholipase family protein; this encodes METPEQAEKGKGLFGLSLAGGGLKSFAQLAVLHDLEKHHVKIDAVAGTSMGAVIAALVASGLTASEIEETLLEEEREFADRGVFSRPAYLLFQHVREHNNGFVELQNLQQMACQLFEKIGCRMLSDCRLPIAITTVDIHTSELIVFTNKPEFFTSPTGDWLIYPQDIELGVAVAASCAFPMVFSTAEIDGRQLVDGGVMMNLPIPLFDRSLFSVLMSVSMIYDAVDRQLESPFNVAIQSLDILIRQMDRQLTKQADIQVNFAIEPQLVFKVGAGPDVIAIANEMLQNNPIDYSMLENTTGQG
- a CDS encoding DMT family transporter; its protein translation is MWFLFAIVSVLAWGTADLFYKKGSDPKDKYSYLKIVIMVGAVMGIHAVYVMLTSGVVYDPSNMITYLPVSALYILSMAVGYAGLRFLELSISSPVQNSSGAISGLLTFIFLGQSMTGLQFFAVGLITFGVILLSVFEQRFAEAEKKENKEMVDRKYKYGAIALLFPLGYALIDSLGTFADAWVFDRGMDEMQANISYEMTWLIVAVVAWIYLVLIKKETFALRDQKDRGLAAIFETLGQFFYVFAISANAVIVAPLISSYSMVSVILSWIFLKEKLTAKQYAVIAMIMVGIFILGFE
- a CDS encoding GNAT family N-acetyltransferase, producing the protein MTLTHRNATLDDVEDIVAIYNQTIPSRMVTADLEPVTVKQKMGWFLDHSPSYRPIWVFEEDGKICAWVSFQAFHERAAYDKTAELSIYIHEDYRGKKMGTQIMETVLAACDELDITNLVCLIFGHNAPSIGLMKKFGFEQWGYLPRVAELDGIERDLVYMGKRVRD
- a CDS encoding response regulator transcription factor, which encodes MNEEIYIAEDEDGIRLTVKTFLESEGYVVSDFPNGDLLYDAFLNKQPDLVILDVMMPGSSGFEITKKIRDVSSVPIIILTAKDSDMDYATGINLGSDDYFTKPFSAIALNMRVKAMLRRIKMDQERMPSRQEEATLRIGDIEIDLAAMSVKQNGVSLNLTPNEYNVFVYLIENKNRAVSRDELLDSIWGYGKDIETRACDDTVRRLRKKLAGSTVEIETVWGFGFTVKESSAG
- a CDS encoding HAMP domain-containing sensor histidine kinase, with protein sequence MKMKTSKKSLKIRLLTTITLLLAAVFAFIYLVFNFFFTQYIETTADSLLAEARQNYIERPFDEDKKLEPEPASSDGSIVDEPREKNPEPHTAFSSSVQKTIISEDFEILFPQIQDTGFSEDDSLTNFVSGLESSDITLALTADGNLELEDNLYYYSIAPNAEEDGTYAVFFLNMSDLFVFEQNLNQILLIIMLIGLVTIATITYLLVSRITKPLQTLALFAKEIGEGNYQTIDEEFIDLELHELKTTMNETTKKLKLYDADQRTFFQNASHELRTPLQIIKTNAEGIEIGIIDDKKGAIAIKNETDKLGTLVEDILYLSRLETRSSDRLTATNDIRETLGYTAERYASVSNQKNLQVLFDFQKDPVLFHYDERDFERAFQNLISNALRYAKGIIRLGCKEIDNRIMITIYNDGEPISKTDLPHIFDRFYKGNKGVHGIGLSIVQSIVQTYGGRIEVMSSAKGTTFTIILPQQNKSNK